From Ferroacidibacillus organovorans, a single genomic window includes:
- a CDS encoding deoxyribonuclease IV, whose product MRLGANVSIAKTGLLRAVEESISYDADTYMIYTRSNRGGPARDIATFNRDEAYERMAEHHIVDPVVHLSYLVNLASVKPETYQYGVEVLREEIKRVSYLGFRYIVMHPGSHVGRGVEVGIKRIAEGLNEILDGTEDLYLCLETMAGDGSKVGNSLEEIAEIISLVKHRDKMAVCIDTCHNYSYGYDIVNDFDGFLQKFDDLLGLSLLKVAHINDSKTPFGSHKDRHANIGRGSIGVEALRRIVRHPVLSEVPLILETPGGHYKQEIALLRGLTQDLPEDADDKGESM is encoded by the coding sequence ATGCGTTTGGGTGCCAATGTATCCATTGCCAAAACCGGACTTTTGCGCGCAGTTGAAGAATCGATCTCTTATGATGCAGATACGTATATGATCTACACACGGAGCAATCGCGGGGGACCCGCACGTGACATTGCGACGTTTAATCGCGATGAGGCGTATGAGAGGATGGCAGAACACCACATCGTCGACCCGGTCGTTCACCTTTCCTATCTTGTCAATCTCGCCAGTGTAAAACCTGAGACGTATCAGTATGGTGTCGAGGTTTTGCGTGAGGAGATCAAGCGCGTGTCCTACCTCGGTTTTCGCTATATCGTGATGCACCCAGGAAGCCATGTGGGCCGTGGCGTTGAGGTTGGTATCAAGCGGATTGCGGAAGGGCTGAATGAGATTCTCGATGGAACGGAAGATCTGTATCTGTGTTTGGAAACGATGGCGGGCGATGGATCGAAGGTGGGAAATTCACTGGAGGAAATCGCCGAGATCATCTCTCTCGTAAAACACCGCGACAAAATGGCAGTCTGTATCGACACCTGCCACAACTATAGCTACGGTTATGATATTGTGAACGATTTCGATGGTTTTCTGCAAAAATTTGACGATTTGCTCGGGCTTTCATTGTTAAAAGTGGCGCACATCAATGATTCAAAGACGCCTTTTGGTTCACACAAAGACAGGCACGCAAACATTGGCCGAGGATCGATTGGCGTAGAGGCACTTCGCAGGATCGTGCGTCACCCGGTCCTATCGGAAGTTCCGCTCATTCTTGAGACGCCGGGCGGGCATTACAAACAGGAGATTGCCTTGCTTCGCGGGCTCACTCAAGATCTGCCTGAAGATGCTGATGATAAAGGGGAATCCATGTGA